In one Corallococcus sp. EGB genomic region, the following are encoded:
- a CDS encoding serine/threonine-protein kinase: MGLQEGDAFGRYELVSWLGQGGMAETWRAQLVGDAGVTKPVLIKKVLPEYANDEAFISMFISEARISATLSHGNVAQVFDFGRVEGEYFLAMEFVDGQPLHRVLKRAMKRGMSALPVPIAVFVAMEMCRGLHYAHTRTDGSGKPLDIVHRDISPDNVLVSYEGQVKIVDFGIAKAQLTRSLKTEPGVVKGKYLFFSPEQARGEDVDAGTDVWATGVVLYELLCGRLPLEGPPQVVMMRIAKGDLPSLGESRPDLPDSLHRILFKALHPERALRFESSHAFAEALSGFLHAHHPGVSSLSLSHLLRMLFRDDLLAQGRDLSIPGSFQEELESWRAQEPARAKEPPRPRPVLHTARIPLPESNVGITEEEAPAALAPTASKKKWLLGLSSTGLAIGAGCFWFLTSPGEPPEHPGTVRPIERPATAVPSSDTARSPTRAAPEAVHPPLTVEPLPVADGSLTDYQDRVQAQVQQGDLSKAVDLAHQCATRFPQEGECELLLGMVYARLNDSRSSVTHYQRFLEFAPSTHPSRAKVVRILDDASALSSASGRVVKPETFADMMDAGRTAFRDEKFPEAAAAYRNALAMKPGSFDVKLELGLTLIKLKPGTPSDHKQAVKLLEDVTRNNPSLRRAWLGLETAYTLTGNKAKARKAHDRYMVMSPRNMANPARAREMLKNLGR; encoded by the coding sequence ATGGGACTGCAAGAGGGGGACGCCTTCGGGCGCTATGAATTGGTGTCCTGGTTGGGCCAGGGTGGGATGGCGGAGACGTGGCGTGCCCAGTTGGTAGGTGATGCGGGCGTCACCAAGCCCGTCCTCATCAAGAAGGTCCTGCCCGAGTACGCCAACGACGAAGCTTTCATCTCCATGTTCATCAGCGAGGCGCGCATCTCCGCCACGCTGTCCCATGGCAACGTCGCGCAGGTCTTCGACTTCGGGCGCGTGGAGGGTGAGTACTTCCTCGCCATGGAGTTCGTGGACGGTCAGCCGCTCCACCGCGTCCTCAAACGCGCCATGAAGCGCGGCATGAGTGCCCTGCCCGTCCCCATCGCCGTCTTCGTCGCGATGGAGATGTGCCGCGGGCTGCACTACGCGCACACGCGCACGGATGGCAGCGGGAAGCCGCTCGACATCGTCCACCGCGACATCTCCCCGGACAACGTGCTCGTCAGCTACGAGGGGCAGGTCAAGATCGTCGACTTCGGCATCGCCAAGGCACAGCTCACCCGGAGCCTCAAGACCGAACCCGGCGTGGTGAAGGGCAAATACCTCTTCTTCTCTCCGGAGCAGGCGCGCGGCGAGGACGTGGATGCCGGCACCGACGTCTGGGCCACCGGCGTCGTGCTGTACGAGCTGCTCTGCGGAAGGCTCCCCCTGGAGGGGCCGCCCCAGGTCGTGATGATGCGCATCGCGAAAGGCGATCTCCCGTCGCTCGGGGAATCACGCCCGGACCTGCCGGACTCGCTCCACCGGATCCTCTTCAAGGCCCTGCATCCAGAGCGCGCCCTCCGCTTCGAATCCAGCCATGCCTTCGCGGAGGCCCTCTCGGGGTTCCTGCATGCGCACCACCCGGGTGTCTCCTCGCTGAGCCTCTCGCACCTGCTGCGGATGCTGTTCCGCGACGACCTGCTGGCGCAGGGCCGCGACCTCTCCATCCCGGGCTCCTTCCAGGAGGAGCTGGAGTCCTGGCGCGCGCAGGAGCCGGCGCGCGCGAAGGAGCCCCCTCGCCCCCGGCCAGTGCTCCACACCGCGAGAATCCCGCTCCCTGAATCCAACGTCGGAATCACGGAGGAGGAAGCGCCGGCCGCGCTCGCGCCCACCGCATCGAAGAAGAAGTGGCTGCTGGGATTGAGCAGCACGGGCCTGGCCATCGGGGCCGGCTGTTTCTGGTTCCTCACCTCCCCCGGTGAGCCTCCCGAGCATCCGGGAACGGTGCGCCCCATCGAACGTCCCGCCACGGCTGTTCCGTCCTCCGACACCGCACGGAGCCCCACGCGGGCCGCTCCGGAAGCAGTCCATCCGCCCCTCACGGTGGAGCCGCTCCCAGTCGCCGACGGCTCCCTGACGGACTATCAGGACCGCGTCCAGGCCCAGGTGCAGCAGGGAGACCTCAGCAAGGCCGTGGACCTGGCGCATCAGTGCGCGACGCGGTTCCCCCAGGAGGGGGAATGCGAGCTCCTCCTGGGCATGGTGTACGCGCGCCTCAATGACAGCCGCTCCAGCGTGACGCACTACCAACGCTTCCTGGAGTTCGCCCCCAGCACGCACCCCAGCCGCGCGAAGGTGGTGCGCATCCTGGACGACGCGAGCGCCCTCTCGTCGGCGTCGGGCCGGGTCGTGAAGCCGGAGACCTTCGCGGACATGATGGACGCCGGCCGCACGGCCTTCCGGGACGAGAAGTTCCCGGAGGCCGCCGCCGCGTACCGGAACGCGCTGGCCATGAAGCCGGGCTCGTTCGACGTCAAGCTGGAGCTGGGCTTGACGCTCATCAAGCTCAAGCCCGGCACGCCCTCCGACCACAAGCAGGCGGTGAAGCTCC